DNA from Chitinophaga pendula:
CCATCCTGTCTACCGGTGCACAGGAATCCTTTTCCATCAACAGTTACAAGAAACACAACCTGACGAATGGTTACGATGATATCGACTATTTACAATCGATGAAAGCAGACATCGAGGCATTCGCGGCAAAAAGTATCTACTAAAAAAAATCATAACCCCTACCCATATGCCAGTTATCCAGCGCCATTTAGAGATCATGGACACCACGCTGCGCGACGGAGAGCAGACCAGTGGCGTTTCTTTTTCTCCCTCTGAGAAGTTGACGATTGCGCAGTTGTTGCTGACGGAGGTAAAAGTAGACCGTATAGAGATCGCATCTGCGAGAGTATCCGATGGTGAGTTTGCGGCCGTGAAGGCGATTACCAAATGGGCGAAGGTCAACGACCTGTTGCATCGCATAGAAGTATTGACTTTTGTTGACGGCACTGTATCTATTGACTGGATGCAGAAGGCCGGCGCCAAGGTGATGAACTTATTGACCAAAGGATCTCTCAATCATCTGACCCATCAGCTTAAGAAGACGCCTGCGCAGCATTTTGCGGAGATAGCGGATGTGATCAAGCTAGCGAAGAAAAAGGGGCTTTCCTGTAATGTCTACCTGGAAGACTGGAGTAATGGTATGCGGCATTCGCCGGAATATGTGTATGGGTATCTTGATTTCCTTACGCAGCAACCGGTGAAGCGGATCATGTTGCCGGATACGCTGGGGGTGCTTTCTCCTGCGGAGTCGGCCGCTTATATTGGTGCTATTGTACAACGGTATCCGGATATCCATTTTGATTTTCATGCGCATAATGATTATGACCTGGGTACTGCCAATGTGCTGGAAGGCGTAAAAGCGGGGGCGCAGGGTATTCACCTGACGATCAATGGTATGGGTGAACGAGCGGGTAATGCGCCACTTGCCAGTGCTATTGCGGTACTGAAGGATTTCCTGCCTGAGGTAGGTACTTCTGTAAATGAGCGCTCATTGTATACGGTCAGTAAGCTGGTAGAGACTTTTTCCGGTTTCCGCATCCCGGCGAACAAACCGATCGTCGGCGAGAATGTTTTCACGCAGACGGCAGGCATACATGCTGACGGTGACAAGAAGAACAAGTTATATTTCAGCGATCTGATGCCGGAGCGTTTTGGGAGAGAGCGTGTATACGCTCTCGGTAAGACCAGCGGCAAAGCTAATATTGAGAATAACCTACAGCAGTTGGGGATACAGTTGTCTGATGCGGACCTTAAAAAGGTGACCCAGCGTATCATTGAGCTGGGCGACCGGAAGGAAGTGGTAACGCCCGCTGATCTGCCTTATGTGATTTCGGATGTATTGGACAGTAATCGTATCAGTGAGAAGGTGCGGATCGACAATTATGTACTCACACATTCCAAGAACCTGCACCCATCTGTTACGTTGGGTATTTCGATAGATGGGCAATCGTTTGAGGAGCATGCGCAGGGCGACGGGCAATATGATGCTT
Protein-coding regions in this window:
- a CDS encoding alpha-isopropylmalate synthase regulatory domain-containing protein; translation: MPVIQRHLEIMDTTLRDGEQTSGVSFSPSEKLTIAQLLLTEVKVDRIEIASARVSDGEFAAVKAITKWAKVNDLLHRIEVLTFVDGTVSIDWMQKAGAKVMNLLTKGSLNHLTHQLKKTPAQHFAEIADVIKLAKKKGLSCNVYLEDWSNGMRHSPEYVYGYLDFLTQQPVKRIMLPDTLGVLSPAESAAYIGAIVQRYPDIHFDFHAHNDYDLGTANVLEGVKAGAQGIHLTINGMGERAGNAPLASAIAVLKDFLPEVGTSVNERSLYTVSKLVETFSGFRIPANKPIVGENVFTQTAGIHADGDKKNKLYFSDLMPERFGRERVYALGKTSGKANIENNLQQLGIQLSDADLKKVTQRIIELGDRKEVVTPADLPYVISDVLDSNRISEKVRIDNYVLTHSKNLHPSVTLGISIDGQSFEEHAQGDGQYDAFMNALKKVYKKLKQELPGLTDYAVRIPPGGKSDALCETIITWNFKNKEFKTRGLDSDQTVSAIKATQKMLNLI